The DNA segment GGGAGGCATATAAATTACCATATTAATTTATAGCAATTTTTCCAGTTAGCAGATTGTTCTCTAAGAGAAGATGTCCTACAGTTAACTTTTGCCATCTCAAAGTTAAAGGCAATTTATTCACCTAGATACAGGCAATCTGAAGAGAAAAGTATCTCCAAATTCTTCATTTCTTAAGGTAGGCATCTAATATAGCAGCATCCAAACAGAGCTTTGCCACACCTCTTTGCTTCCACTGGTGACAGGAAGGCTAACAAATAATTTAGCCTAGGCAATGATCTTTGATCCTCTAGAGATTAAAGTCAGGTAAGATAAATTTCACACGAATAATTGCTTCTGGAGGAACAGTCTGCATAGAGGAAAAATCTCCTCACATCTTATCCAGCAGGTAGCTGCTGGATCATACCAAAATAATTATACTCAAAACTCAGGGCTATAAGCCAAATAACCCAAGACACATTGTTTTTTTTGTAGGTATTTActattaaatacatatataatatgtataattattttttcttttgctttgggTAGTAACTTTCATTAATAGGGCTGATGAATGCACTTAGGACAAAACTATGTGTCAGCAACAGAGAATTTCTTGAGTTCTTGGAGTCTTACAAATCTCAAAGTTCTTGAACTTTTCTTCAtagcagcaggaaaatgaaTCGTGCCTCTGAAATCCAGAAATACTGACATAAACTCAGTTTGCAGTGTTTGCTTAAGTAGTTACATGAAAATTAATATAACTTCTATATGCTCTGTGAGCTGCAATCtaaatttttacatttaaaggAATAAATTGCATCTTAGAAGCAATGTATTAGTCATTGAGAAAGATTGTATAATATTGCTTTCTCAGCTCTATTTTTCTCCTGGTAATTAATCAATTaataaaaagatgtttttgGATGGGATTCATCACCTACTGAAATACATACATAATTTAAGCCACATCTCCACAAAAAACTCAACTTTCTACTAATCAAGCTACTTAGTGCAACTTCAGCATATTATCCTGGTTATGAATTGCCTGTCAGTGGACAAATTAAACCTATTACTTAAAAGAGAATCAGGAACTGTCATAGTGAAGAAATATAAAGTGAGCTTAGTGGGTGACCTGTGGAAGATAAACAAAAATAAGGTATTAAAGAAACTGTACCAACTAATGAAACCTGCTTGATAGTGAATAAAATAAGCTGCttgtcagatttttatttttacctgtcACAAAAACACTTCAGTGGTGTTGGGGAGGAGTAAAAAGATTTGAAGACTGTAGATAATGTTTTCATAAAAGTCTGAATGAGTAAAAGATTgtgggatcttttttttttttttttttcaagtaactttatttttacatatgaatatttacataaacatatcccaaataaatatatatatgtgcatatacaCTTAAAATCTCAGGAACACTGATTTTCTTAATATTGTTGGAAGGTTTCCTGGTGGTCTCAGGTTTGTATGAGTTCTTCCAGCATCAGAAAGTTGATCAGTTGGTGCTGCAGCAAACATTCTTTCTCCTAAAAGTTTCTTTTGGTAATActcatttctctctgctgactGTAGACAAAGTCTACTTGACTAACTTGGTCTGGTTGCCTAAATTTGTATGTGTAGaaattttttcttggtttcaaATTTAATCCCAAAGAGATTTTGCTCTCTGTTATATCCCCCAACATCCTGAAAGCAAACCAGACTTCCCCACCTACTGTTGCCAATAGTGGGAAGATTTCAAGACAAGTTATTCTCCATATAAATTCAATTTTAGACAGAAGAATACCCCTAATGAAATATCATGTCATCATAGTAGATCCATTTTCAAGTAAAATCATAATAATAACAATGATTGACTTCAGAATAATGTCTCTAGATCCTGAGTGAGGGCAGGGACTCATGCTACTTGTATAAGTATATTGTCCATatatgcaggaaaaaagattCTTCTTGTCAAAACCTATCAGAATAATTCAACAAAATTCCTAATTTTTATCAGTTTGTGCCAAAATTTCAAGCTGTTCAAATAACTACAGGATCCAAGTGGGAAAACTGAGGGAAGCTGAAATGACTTTTCTATGACTGTGCAAACATAAATCTAAGTATTTATTAAGTAAAGGGAAACAATAACTCTTGGTTTGGCTATTCCCATGAAGTAATTTTCAACACAGGTTAAAATAcctcttttccatttcattgTTTTTTACAAGATTATTACATGGAATCCGTTTATTTTGCCAGGAACATTACACTGTGAAGCCCCATCTCTTTCTCTATTTAATGGTGAAATATGTTTTGCATCAAAATTTATTGCAACTACCAAATGTTTTTataaagcctgaaaaaaattgGTCATACTCTTTTCTGAGCTTTCACTTTAGAGAACAATTTCCAACTTGGTATGaaatctttcaaataaaaatctgttattCCTATCATAAACTTTCTATCGATGGAAATGCCACGAACCTAATCCCATATTTATCTTTACAAAACTCATGTAATTAAATAAATCTATTAGTTGCTTCTTTTGCATAATATATACTATAAATCCAATCCTACATTTGTTGAATTATGTTTCCTGGATCTCACAGACCTGACGTGGTTGCCTGGCCTGTCCCATGGAAGTTTTTTGCAGACTGCAGTGAGCAGTGCTGATATTCCTTGTGCCTCCTGTAGGCACGGGTGGCTGTGAAGCACTGGCATCAATCCTTGTTGTAAATGATGACTGGGCTGCATTTTGCACTCACATTTTGCTTAATTTGCAGCTGTATAAAGTGATTTTACAGCACAGTGATAAACTGAATCTCCAAGTCTTCTCCTCTGCATTTTTCACAGGAAGCAGCCCTTGTGTAACCGTAATAAATTAGATGTCTAGTTAGAAAAATAATCCAGTTTTGCCTTCTACTGCACATCTCTCACTGTCAAATAAAATAAGGGTTGTTCAGGCTCTGGCAGTTTGATTTGTGAACAGGACTTGGAAACTGTTCTCAGCAATCAAGGATGCAAAGGTGTGTGTTAATGCaaggggaagggagggcagAGGTACAGGTGCATTGGGGGATGTTCCATACATAACTGTTACACTCATCTTGCAGCCTGAGTGatatttttgtgtggttttatttggttttaatttttcttaattaactacacagaaaaaaaaaaaccccaagaactTTCCCTCCAGGTTGTTTGTAAAGTGGGATCTGTTGTGCAACACGGACCTTTAGCATTTGGGACTATCCAAATAACTGCTAAAAACAGCATCTGGGATGAACAAgttaagaatttaattttttttgaaagggaGGACACCTGATTAAAGATTGCCAGTCTTGACTGAGGGGTGTTGAGTGCTGGAAAGCTCCTGGTGTTCCTAGGCACTTTTTACAATGCTTGACTACTGCCACTGGTAAAATGGGTTCCTCGTTCCATGGGAATTCTATTTTATCCCCTATGGAGCTTGCTGTGCTCCTATCTGGTAGAAGGAAGTGCCAAGAAATTTTATCCCCAGATGGTTACTTGCAGGCTTTGATCAAATCACCTCTTAAGCACAttgacaagaaaaagaaactgaacttGTTACATGTGGAACATGAATGGGTAGAACAGTGaacttttttttgcaatttttgaGTAAGTTTTTGAACGTAAGTAACTACTCTTTATTCATACTTGTAATTCCATTTATTATATATCCAAAGGGCTGTAGCTACAGCCTGTTCTGATGACTCATATTAAGCTGATTATCCACTAATTCCTGTGTATCTTTTCAAATGTTCACTATTTCCTAAATGCAGTCTTTCATCCTATGacatacatttatttcattGCATTTGGCCATTTTGGGATAGAAGTCTGCTTTAATAATGTGATCTAGTTTGTTGcatataatttattctttttatggGTTACTGTTCTATCAGGTTTTTTGGCATCCAcagttttcttcagcaaaaagtttgtattttcttccacGTTTCTCCTAAAGATACTGAATATTATTGAAAGAATAGCAAACCCACTTGGAGTTACACTGGAAATATATTGAATACTGATTGTCTGACTGTGAGTTTTCAGATTTCccagttttaaattattttatgtgaGTAATACCtttattctgttcttttatGGCTGTCATTTGGTAGTCTTCAGTACAAATCTTCATGTAATTATTAGTTAATTAGGAATATGATTCAGTGGTGTAAATATCAGATAGCAGTGTCCTTGTGACCTGTTCAGCTGCACCCCTAAGCAGACATTCTCATTttattcctctccttttttaGGATcaatattttatctgtttttaatgtatttccTGCCTTAGAATGACCAAAGATGATACTGCCATAAATTGTTCCATTTTACTTTAGTGTCATATACAAAATATCCATTCTACATAGCAacttaatgtattttatataaaatccAATGTACAGTATCTTAAATTTGTTTAAATAGTTTTATAAACATAACTTTCAAGAGGAGGCAGTCCTGGAGTGATGCAGTCTTTTGTTAATCACGGTTGCTTTTGATAACCCTCCtgttcataaaaaaaatccaggttaGATTCTCATGAGCTCAGGTTTGGTTCCTCTTCAAGCAAAAAGAAACTCCCACATTATTTATGTGTTTTCCAGCCTTGTGTCCCTCACCCAGCTGGATAAAATCCCATGCCAGGGTGTCCAGTTCGAATGTCATTTGATGTCACCTGCTTCAGAGCTCACCTTCATCTGATAAAGCATCAAGGTAATCTGTATCAACATACAAAaggaaaccagaaaacaaactgtCTGCCCACGTTGGGTCAGAAAAGAGACCATTTTGGTCGGTGTAGAAGATCTCAAGCCACACTTCATCCTCTGGCTGAAGGTAGATCACTGTGGAGCCCGAAGCCACGTCGTGGTTGCCCGTGTTGGCATCAAAGGTCTTTATCCGGTACTTCCCGTTGTGAACCAGCCCAATTGCAAGGTGTTTGTTTGCTAAGGTGATGTcgtaagaaaaataataaatccctGGGATGGCACAAATGAACTTCCCCGTGGAAGGGTTGTAATGCTCCCCCTCGTTGAAGAGTACTTTGTTGAACACGATGGGCAGTCTTTCCTCCGGGTAGCTGGTGGTGATGCCAACAGAGAAGGCAGATTTCAGCACGATCTGTCCACATTTACAGACCCCTGGTGCTCCTGGTTCTCCTCGGTCTCCTTTATCTCCCTTAGGTCCAGGTGGTCCAGCTGGACCTATTTCACCTTTGGCACCAGTCAGTCCTCCAGGTCCTTTTTTACCAGACTGACCTTGgtctcctttctctccagctgGTCCTACTGCCCCAGTCTTTCCTCTCAGACCTTCAAAAACATGTTAAGTTAGTTAATCCTTGCACATATCACCTCAGAAAATGATTGTGTGGGCTACTGTGTGTGCCTGAACAAACGAGAAAAACACGGTCAGAATTTcaaaacactcaaaaaataCTTCCAAAACCTTTTAGTAAGTTTGTGAGAGGAATGTCAAGTTAGAACAGAGGActgggctctgcagctcagggctctttttttaattattattattattatattcctccttttctttgtaTATCTTGATTAAACATTGAAGAATTTATAGGTAATCAGTGAAGAATTTATAGGTCATCACTCCATTGCTGATGGAACTATGGGCCAAGCTGCCTATATAATAATCCTTTTCCACCAAATATCTCCTCTTTTGAGCATTTTTAGTGTGAGCCTAAATCTCTGCCAGTCTTACTCCTGGCTCGTGGCACAAACAAGACTATTTGACACCACACAAACTTCATTTTTCCCAAACTATAAATTTCTTTGCATCTATATGCAGGAAGTCTGTGCGTTTACATTTAATTACATCCATTTCAGTAGGTGCATATTAGACATGTCTAAAATATGCATCTTCatattttcattctctctgTATATACATGCATCACACTGAAAATCAAACaggcacatacacacacattatatatatatctatatgtatatagatatagatatatgtatatatataggAAAACTCTTATTTTGttgtacatacacacacattcattatatatatatatatatatatatatatatatatatatatatataggaaaTGTCTTATTTTGTTGTACTACTGTGTTAAGTTACACAAATATTCAATACCTGCACTccctttttcacctttttctcccttcctgccatctcttccatctcttcctgGAAGTCCAATGCGTCCATGGGGTCCAGGGGATCCATTGGCTCCGGGAGGACCTGCAGGACCTGGCAAACCAGGGATGCTACAGATGTATCTGGTGGAgtaattttctcctttgaacTGGCTTTGGAGAGGTTGTTCACTTGTGTAGATGGCAAAACTTGTAATGTAAAGCAACACAAACATGCTTggatctggaaaaaataaataagaatgaGACTATTTATGCATCTCGGGGCACTCCAGTCACATGGAGATGACTGTGAGCATGCAGTAAGTGTGACCCTGTGGTGCACAGGTACACATCCAGGGATCTGCATTACCAGAATCCATGTAGGAAGCATGGAGGAAAGTCTGTCAGGCTGGATGTTTTTCTGGTCTCTATATATGTTACTGTATGTATTCTAAGCAGCTTATAGAATGACATAGTATAACTGGTGAATTCCAGCTTTTTTTGGACAAAATTTtgacaggttaaaaaaaaagagtctgtATTTTTCAATGCAAAGTCATTTGCTTGCAAATTTCAGTTTGCCTTTGGAGCATTTATCAGCTTTATGGAGAAAATCCCTCTTCCTGGAGGGAGTTCTCTGGGTGCTAGGAGGATGTCCCCATAGGAACAGGCTGGACACAGTTTACAcctaaatttcattttgaaattttccCATTATGGTTGGAAATGAACCTGAATAACTGCAGCAAAGATTTGTTAAAGAGCTACAGCTTCAGTGCCTGGTTGGAAATTTGGTGACCACAGCAGAAGTAACTCCTTCACCCTGCCAAGCAGTCAGGGGGAACCAGGGAGCTCCTTGcagagaagggatggagaagagatgCTACCAGGTTGGGTTTCCTAAAGCCTGGCTTGGACTGCAAggaaattttattattaaatttatttattacttattaaaattttatagaTAGTATTTATGTGTTTTCACAAACAATTGAATGTAAACTGGATTTCTCTGTTCTCCTATCTGCTGGGGGAATAAAGAAAAACCACTGTACAAAGAGCAACATGCTGAGGAGTTGCAGTACCTGATGCACAAAGGTGTCTGAAATTAATGTTGCATTAGCAGAGAGGGAGTCATGGGTCAAATGGGATTGTGCCAGtcaagcagtattttttttagttccctTGCTGGGTTCTCAGACTCATGTGAGGCTTTTGGTTGGAGTTATCCATTCCTGCAGAGCTACTTTATGGTATTCAAGGAAATCAGAGTCCACTGGTTTctgtggggagaaaaagaagaaatagaggGGGAGGATTCAGATAAAtatctgtgtaaaaaaaaaaaaagtacctctttttttacagtgaaacTCTAGGCTCATTCTCAAACTCAGAGTTAAAGATGTTGCAAAGTAAATTAATCTAGAATAGTTCCCATTAACTTCTTGGTGATACTGATTGGCATTGACagattaaaaaccccaaaccatcaCATTTATTTGCAGCTCATTTTCTATTTGTCTTGGTATCAATGgcactgcagggaaaaaagcacGAGTTTCTTGTAGCTTCAGAGAAACAAGCAAGGCTCCCAAATCCTTTTTGGTGATGtatgttctgcttttcacatTAAGCATCAAATTGACAGAAACCAAACTATTAATTTTGCTGTCAGATGATGAAGCCTTGCAGGAGAGTCAGGCACAACAGCCTCCAGGAGGGGATTAGCATGTGAGTGCTTTAacatcagagcagagcagcagatgagaaCTCCAGGGTAATCATTAGGTACAAGCACAAACTTCACAGTGACATTTGCTCTGGTGTTGTGCTGAGAGCACCTAAATAAAGCTCATGGATGTTCATAGGTCTTGGAACAGTGACTTCAAACAAAGCTCTCTGCAGAGATGAACAACTTCAGGCACCATAGGGAGCAGCTTGGAGGGAGTTCATGCCCAGGACTAGATTTATATTTTACATGGAGTGGGTGGATAAGAGCCAGACATGACCTAAGGATCAAGGACTAGACATAAACCTGCCCTTTGCTAGATGAAAGTCTGAATCAGGAGGATAAGTTCTCCCACCCTCTGCTGCATGTAAACCAAGCAAAAGTAATCTCAACAACTGCTGATTTTGCCTCTGTCCATGATTTTTTACAAATCAGGGTAAGAACCTccacacagctgctcctgtCACTGCTGGGCCAGGAACTTCTTGATGGGTGAAGCTGTCTCCAGCTCCCAGACCTCCTCATTGTTCTTCTCATGTGCCTACAGGAAATTCATTATTTTGGGATGtgtttctgctgggaaaaaagcCATTTGGGGAAGGTGAGGGGATTGTTGAGGTTGTTGAGATGGGGATGTGCCTCAGATGTCTGGGGCTGAACCAGATGCTGTTGGAGAACCagtgtgggaaggagaaggcaCAGGGAGAAATAAGTAGAACTTTGAGTTAGGAATTGGAGGTCTTAAGGAGTGGTGGAGCATCATCTATAACAACACCTATAGTAATGTTGTTATAACATTATTAATTAACATCTATAATAACAGTTATCTTCATCAAAATCATCaccaaaaataataatgagaAAGATATGAACAGAGGATTAGAATAATGTTATCCCAAGTTTAGAAAATTGAATTTCAGGAGATTCCAAATCCACTGGGTAGAGCAAGAGTCATGCCAAGACATTTACTGGAAGACTCTGGACATGCTGATCTGTTCTAATCTGCAGTGATATCTAAGTGAGGGTGGCAGATTCATTTGTTCCATCACTTTAATTTGCACAAGCAGCCTCATCACTGCCATTGGACATAAATCCAAATGACCACCTGATTCATACAAGAttgggaaaatattaaaaaatttattctggGACCTTATACTTTGTTTCAGTCTGTTAAGATGACAGATctaaagaattaaaagaagCATCAAAAGAAGatggccagcaggtcagcaGAGatgattctctccctctactctgctctcatgaggccccacctggagttctgtgtccagttctggaataCTCAGTCACAgggaggacatggagctgttggagcaactccagaggagggccatgaaaatCAGGCAATCAGGGTGGTTAAATATTGGCACAGTTTGCTCAGGGAGCTGGTAGGAagcattcaaggtcaggctggaaagggctctgaacaacctgatccCGTTGAAGATGTCCTTGGTCAGTGCAGGGGGAGTTGGATGAGACatttaaatgtcccttccagctcagacTGttccaggattctatgatctacCTTGAGAAGATACCCTTAGGAAATCTTATTTAATAACTAATATACTCAGACTATgtcataagattttttttaagcttaggAATCAAGTTTTGAGACCTCCTGGTGTATGATCCAATCTTCCTCCCTTGTCCAGCGTTGCAGATCTTAATTCTAATTCTAATTCTAATTCTAATTCTAATTCTAATTCTAATTCCTAATTCTAATTCTAATTCCTAATTGCTCTTGTTTTTGTCTAATTTCTTGTCTTTGTCTAATTCTAATTCCTTAATTCTAATTCTAATTCCTAATTGCTCTTGTTTTGAAACGATCCTAGAAGACTTCCCATGAATCTGTcataaataaaagctgcatGAAAAGCCAGTAATTCTTAGTCACAAGTTACCCTGGCTGTGCTTTTacttttgcctttctttgccAGCTTTGACTTAACTCCAACACATATGCACGATGGTTTGAAAAGGAGAAGTGTTTGAACTTCATTGTGCAAAAGAAGATTCAGACATgaagcagggatgctcctgggcCTTATCTGTCTGCAGCACTGGCAATGGTGCAGAACAAGACAGTCTGTAaatcctcagcagcagcaaagccctgTGCAACCTCCCATCTCTGCCTTGCATCCTCACTGTGAAATGtacagcccttccccagctttcccatcCAGGAGAGCTGTGGGAGCAGAAACAAGTTGGAGAAGGAGGTAGGAAGT comes from the Heliangelus exortis chromosome 4, bHelExo1.hap1, whole genome shotgun sequence genome and includes:
- the C1QTNF7 gene encoding complement C1q tumor necrosis factor-related protein 7 isoform X2 — its product is MFVLLYITSFAIYTSEQPLQSQFKGENYSTRYICSIPGLPGPAGPPGANGSPGPHGRIGLPGRDGRDGRKGEKGEKGSAGLRGKTGAVGPAGEKGDQGQSGKKGPGGLTGAKGEIGPAGPPGPKGDKGDRGEPGAPGVCKCGQIVLKSAFSVGITTSYPEERLPIVFNKVLFNEGEHYNPSTGKFICAIPGIYYFSYDITLANKHLAIGLVHNGKYRIKTFDANTGNHDVASGSTVIYLQPEDEVWLEIFYTDQNGLFSDPTWADSLFSGFLLYVDTDYLDALSDEGEL
- the C1QTNF7 gene encoding complement C1q tumor necrosis factor-related protein 7 isoform X3, translating into MDSDPSMFVLLYITSFAIYTSEQPLQSQFKGENYSTRYICSIPGLPGPAGPPGANGSPGPHGRIGLPGRDGRDGRKGEKGLRGKTGAVGPAGEKGDQGQSGKKGPGGLTGAKGEIGPAGPPGPKGDKGDRGEPGAPGVCKCGQIVLKSAFSVGITTSYPEERLPIVFNKVLFNEGEHYNPSTGKFICAIPGIYYFSYDITLANKHLAIGLVHNGKYRIKTFDANTGNHDVASGSTVIYLQPEDEVWLEIFYTDQNGLFSDPTWADSLFSGFLLYVDTDYLDALSDEGEL
- the C1QTNF7 gene encoding complement C1q tumor necrosis factor-related protein 7 isoform X1 is translated as MDSDPSMFVLLYITSFAIYTSEQPLQSQFKGENYSTRYICSIPGLPGPAGPPGANGSPGPHGRIGLPGRDGRDGRKGEKGEKGSAGLRGKTGAVGPAGEKGDQGQSGKKGPGGLTGAKGEIGPAGPPGPKGDKGDRGEPGAPGVCKCGQIVLKSAFSVGITTSYPEERLPIVFNKVLFNEGEHYNPSTGKFICAIPGIYYFSYDITLANKHLAIGLVHNGKYRIKTFDANTGNHDVASGSTVIYLQPEDEVWLEIFYTDQNGLFSDPTWADSLFSGFLLYVDTDYLDALSDEGEL